Sequence from the Helianthus annuus cultivar XRQ/B chromosome 13, HanXRQr2.0-SUNRISE, whole genome shotgun sequence genome:
ggGGATTCTTTCTCTACCGGCCGTCTCTACATTGCCCACTCTTCTCTTTTCTTATTTGCAGGTCTAGGATTCGGGCGAAAAAGACGAGGTGTGACCATATCCGTATACATCCCATAGAAAGTACTGACATTTGATCTTTttaaattttactttgtttaaagttatttatttAAACGTTCAACTTGTTGCTCGACTACCtgtcattgctttgtaattgccttTTTCTGTGTGGAATGATATTGTAgtgtttatttttaatttatgtaatgtttttaaagTAAAACTAACTTCTAGTATTTAAGAAAACAAAAATGACGTGGAATGGCAGTGGAATATGAAACCACATCCCTTGGAGGGGAAAAGTGAAATATGATAATTTAAGAGTGAAAGTGACGATAGTGAAAGTGATCAACCACACTCTATAGTCTTAGGGTGTGCGGAGTGGGTTTGGTGAGTGGAGCAGAGAGGAGTTTGCCGCGTGGAGAACCATTGCCACCCCTTCGGTGACATCTCTTCGGTGAATCGTGAGGGACTTGATCGGTGAGCATTCACTGAGTGTTTTGAAGAGGAGAGAGGTAAGAGGGTGAAGGAATTAATGGTGGGTCTCaacccctttcaaccaatcataaatttattttctttttttttaaattattggTTAGAAAATAATTTAAACACTCACCGTTTAATAACCACTCCCTCTACCCTTAGGGCTCAACCGATTTGATTTTCTAGTACAGTCTGATTTTTATCAAGTTGGTCTTTAAGTAGTAAACGTAACGTGAAAACTATATTCAACAAAACCGATAGCATATTAAACTTGTGAAAATATCAATGATAAGTATCTTGAAGGTGATGAAGGCACATGATCACATAAAGGCACATGATCACATGAATTTCTATCAATTAAAAATCTCTTGGGTATATTTTATCTTAGCATATTTGCCAAATCGAACAAGTGCACATGTACGTGTCTCGATCTAACCCAAGATTGATTCATATTAAATAATCAACTAGTAGCGGTATACTTAGGCTACGAATCGAAAATTAATTTTTATAACCTATtattaatataaaatattataacTGTATTTATTTTGTCATCATGTTCATAGTAATAagttttataattaaaataaatttagTGCATATAAAGTAGGATAGTGTATGAGTTGTTACATTAGAACATGTGTAGTGAATGAACAAAATAATGCCCTCATATTTGAGCGTTTTGCGTTATATGGCAGTCCAGTCAGTAATGAGACATTATTGGGACGTTTTCTAAAATAAGTGTAGTAGGGATCTGGGTATTGTGAAACATTATGTTAAAAGATGTGTTAAACAATAACATTAAAAAAACATCCAAAAAATGTTATTAAGGCAAACAAAAACCATCCAACCTGTCATTGGCCAAAGAGATTGAGCAAGGCGTGGAAAAAGAACGCCGGAtgcatttttttgaaaaaaaaaaacgcttAGGGGCGGGTGTGGGTTATGTGAGGCCCCTTTTTCTAAgaaaaaaatgtacaaaaatcaCACTACGGATGGTCTTATAGTTATGATAGTAGGAGCCTTCGTAACTTAAGCATGCACCTTTCAATGTTTTACTTTTGAAACGcatcaattttttatttttaatttaaatcAAATTTTGTTAACTCTTTATAAAATCATattcacacacatatatacatgtaGATATTTAAAATCATCTATAATTTAAGATACTATAAACGTTTTAGTTTATCATTAATAAACAAAATCTGAATCCTGTTATGTTAATTGTTGTTTTATATAAGTAAAAAACCTCATAAATAACTTCTTTTATAATTATAGCACCACCCCTCATTTAATCTCGAAATGCATGAATAATAATTTAAGATATGCAAATGTGAACATATATATGGTTCAATCTTTGGTATATCATTTTATAGACAATACGTGTGCGTTaaattaattatttatatattaagtTTCGTTTAATTATCATGAAAAATACCATAAAATAAAAGCAAGAACATAAAAAAAACTACAAGAAATTAAGTACTAAAATTTTCATCTTTATTTGAACTTTAAAGTTTAAACCTATCTATAGTGGAACTCACTCATCAAGGGTGAGGGATGAAATAGTAATTATTGGCATTGGGCATTTGTAACATAACATCTTGATGATTCACAAATGGTTGTTGATGGTGCATTGTTTTTTGCATTTTCTGCCTTCGTAACTCAAGCACCTTTCGATGTGAATTGGAGTGTTTGGCAAGAACAAATGTGGGGCTTGCAGCTGGTCTATACTCAGGCACGAGCCGGCCCGACTTGTATCGCACCCCACAAGCATTACACAGCGTTCGTGGGCCCATGGGTCCAGTTCGCCATTGAGGTGTCTTGTTAGTGGCGCAATGAAGACACTTTCGCCCTTCTTCATTCTTTGACTGAATGTTTATTTTCTTCGGTTCAGTTGAATTATTCGAGGCTATATCCGGTCTAGAATTTGTTGATCCCATAACCGGAAGCCGAGACGCCCAATTGTGAGATGTGACACGCGAACGTTTGGTCCGGGCCTTACCCGGGATGGTCATGTCATAGTTGAATAACGAGTTGTTGGTTCGGTTGATAGACGACCGAGATTTACACGGGTACATTTCGGGTTGTTCGGGTCGGGCTTCGACTCCGGATAGTAACTGATGCTTTTGCACATCCTCATTGGAGTAAGATTCTTCAACAAAATTCGATAACCACTCGAATTCAGCCAAATCATCGTACTATCAAACAAATATTGCAAATTAATTACTTAATTCAAATTAATTAATCATTTATAACAAAACAAATATTGCAAATTAATTACTTAATTCAAATTAATTAATCATATATAACAAAATAAATGATAAACATATCCAAAAGAcgaaattaattaaattattaactttttttttgtgaATTTACAACTTTAAAATTAACagaaaataaaagaagatccgTTATCATAATCATTACCAAACAAATGAGTATAACCTAAATACCATTTTGTAAGTAAACCGTCGGTGGAGTGGATTACTAACGAAGAATCTGTCGGTGATAACGATACTCATTTATTTAGTAGTGATAGTATATATGTATGATGTATCAAATATTTGGTGCAAGTTTTGTGTTACAAAATTCTGAATTAAATCTTATGATGACACACACATACATCACatataaatacatacatacatatatcaTACCGTATCATATGggttaggttcaagagtgaataCTAGTATATTTGTGAACTGAGCCGACTAATCCTTGCCATAAACgtttgtaaatcaatggtcaggatttgttcactcagttcgcaaatataCTATTGTTCACTCTACAACCTCACCCTCATGATATCATATatgatatatatacatatacatatatataacaaGTAACAGCAATAACTAATGAATTACCGGAGTGCATAGGTTAGAGAACTGATTGTCAACAAAACTCCGGCAACCATCATCTCCGGCGAGGCTAGGTTCTCCGGTGCCACACTGTGAGGAAGAGTTGCAGCTGTCAACAGCGGCAGAGGAATCCTCCGTCGCTAAGTCGTCGGTGGGGATATCTAGAAGGTCATCAACGATGAAATGGTCGGTTTTTTCGGACGTAAATCGTTGATTATTAGCATGATAATATGGTGAAGATGCTTGAAAAAACTCCATAGGAAATTGTTGATAATTTTACGTAGAGaaaatgtgtgtgtgtatgtatgtttgtgtgtgtgaaaatGAGAGAATTTATTATGGTTGGAATGGTATGGGGTAGGGATGGTGGGGGTGGTGATGTTGTTTGACCAGTTTTGGTCTAGAATATCGGTTAGGGTGGTAACTTAGGTTTGATATCttcttaaataaataaaaccgGTCGAGTTACTGAATTAGGGTTTAGGAGTAAACCGGTCAAACGAGAAAAGTCGGTTTGGTTTACCTGATTTGACGGTTAAGTCAAactcttttgttttgttttttaacgTAGGAAAATGAGATTTAATCCCTTGTGTTGGGGAATGCAAAATATGAACGTAGTGTGTATTGAAATTTGAAAGTATGAATATATGGATACAGGATAGTTTACAATCTAGAAGTGTGgaaagtgtattataacactatatataacattatataacatcATGTAAACActgtataacactatgtaacaccatctaacactatgtaacactatataacaaatataacactgtattttgtctgatagcatgtctatgatagatgtatagtattatatttgttatatagtattatatagtgttacatagtattATACGGTTTTATATgatgttacatagtgttatacggtgtttgtatggtattatatagtgttataatacacttctcacacttctggattaatgtacaggatccctaCCCTGAATATAGGAGTTCTTTAAAAGCTACATTAGGTAAAAAAGATAGTGTTGTAGTATGTTTTTGAAATGAGATTAGTTCATGATTTGTGTAACTAAAAAGTTGTATTATTTTGCTAATtattaggctggagggtgtggttgAAACCCTGTAGGGGCTTTATTAGACCGAGGGGTATGGGGCTCGTCCCTGTTCTGGCGCCCTCAAAGTGGGTCGTCCCACATCGGCCCCTTATGGCCCGTCGCGACTTCAACGGCCTCTCCCCGACGATGGAGACGAGCCGGATGATGGTGGGCCCCTTCAATCATGCCGTTACAAACGActactttaaaaaaaaacaaattcatTTAATTTAAAACCTATATAAATACTCACACCATTTAACCATTTTTACACAAAAATTCACTCACTTTCTCCAAACAACTCTCTTTACACaccatttttatacaaaaattcaCCCATATTCTCACATGATCTTCTCTAAAAAATACACCAtgtcatcttcctcttcatcgAAATTCACCCATCTTCTCTAAAAAATACACCAtgtcatcttcctcttcatcgGGTTCCACGGACACCATGGATGccgtaaaatattttataaacaaTGTGGTAGAGGCGACACAACTAATTTTGGAAGAAGAAGAGGAGGAGGAGGTTTCGTCACAACCACGAAACAGGAATCCACACATCGACCGAGACCGAGAGAGTTAGTTATATTTTTattcttatatttttgtttttatgtttttagtcttatatttttatttttatgtttttaggcttatttttttaattataagttgtatatatgttttttttatctTGTAGGTGCTAACCAAAGATTATTCGCCGATTACTTTGCTGACGAGCCGTTGTACTCGGAGGCTATTTTTAGACGCCGTTTCAGAATGAGTCGTCGACTTTTCTTACGTATTGCCGACGATTTAGCTGCTTATCACCCGTTTTTTACCTTGCGACCCGATGCTAGAGGCAAAATGCGCTTCACCACCTTACAGAAATGCACTGCAGTGATTCGTCAACTAGCTTATGGGACGGCAGCCGATGCTTGGGACGAATACTTAAAGATGTCCGAAAGAACTGCTAGAGAATGTTTATACAAGTTTTGCAAATTTTTGGTGAGACTCTACAGCCAAAAATATTTGCGAAAACCGAATTACAATGACGTCCAAAATTTGTATCAACACCACCAAGAAAGGCACGGTTTTCCAGGcatgctcgggagcattgattgcatgcatTGGCCATGGCGGAATTGTCCTACCGCTTGGCGAGGAATGTATACGCGAGGCGATCAGGGACATCCAACAATAATTCTAGAAGTTGTTGCGTCTCAAGACctatggatttggcatgctttctTTAGGATTCCTGGTTCGAATAACGACATCAAAGTTCTATaaaattttgaggtttttgaCGATGTTATAAAAGGGATCGGTCCTTATACGAGGTTTACGGTTTCGGGAGTGGAGTACAGACGCGGGTATTATCTTGCCGATGGAATATACCCACAATACTCTACAACTGTTAAAACGGTTAGGCATCCTCCAGatgaaaaaagaaagaaatttgtCAAGTTTCAAGAATCGGCtagaaaagatattgaacggtGTTTTGGGTTCTCCAACAAAGATGGCATATTATTCAAAACCCAGTACACGCTTTTACACCCAAAACGTTGCGATACTGTATGTATGCTTGTATTCTGCTGCATAATATGATCCTCGAAGACGAAGGACATGCAATTTGTGAGTATGACGAGAATGCAGTGGAGCAGAATAATGTTCCGGTTAGCGGAGAACAACAAGATTTAAACAGGTTCTCGTTACATAATGATTTCACACATGCCAATCTTCAATCGGACTTGATCGATCACATTTGGAGTCTCGGAGAAAACAACGcgtagtttttttatttatttataactttaggctttttttaatGTAACTTTAGGTTTTCTTTAATGTAATTTTAGGTTTTGTTTTAATGttactttagttttttttttaatgtagctttagaatttttatttaaatgtaactttaggtttttatttaaatgtaacttttttatttttatttactttgttttaattaatatggcaaaaaaataataataatgaaaaaATGGGGAAGGACCATTCACCACACCCTTGGATATTCCCCAAGGGGATGGTCCTCCACCTATGCGGCGCCTATGTGGCGGATAGTCCCTTTGGGGACTATCctcaccataccccatggtcttagGCCATGTCAGTGCCACCTAGGATCCACCTATGAAATGGAGCCCCTTTTAATTTGCATAGTGTGGATGGagccccctattaaacaaaatttaaaaaaaaaagatttcatTGGTTTAAATCAAGTGGGCCCCTCCTATAGCGCCCCTTCCCCATCGTTACTATGATGGAGCCCCTCCTATAGCGCCCCCCTTTAAATCCGAGGGTGTGGAGGTATAGCGCATCGGGACGCTATAGATGATGAGTTGGCGGGGGTGGcgcccccacaccctccagccttagtATATATATTTAACGAGAGTTCGGTTCAGATTAGAAccataactagtattaagcacccccgCGTTGCGGAGGGGGCGAACTCCAATGCCACACTACTATCAGCGACCACAACACTGAAGTTGTGGCTTATTAATGTGAAAAAATTAaactgaaacgtaaaacatataaaagaataactaagtcgatctatgACCCGTGCGTTAGGATTAACTTGGCAAACGAGAAAAAttgacgatgtaaaaacgtttacCCACAAACGcatgttgcgtcgtgttaactcgcaaaatttagaatggAACGGAAAACGAaaattttgcgaaaaatgaaaagtatagaggaccaaagttgaaaataaaaaagttgtgaggttaaattgcaaagatgaaaagtttacaggttaaaagtaaaaaaatcaaataattttgggttaattggttaaaagtaaagatgaaaagTTAtgtggttaaaaataaaaaaatcaaacagctttgggttaaaagtaaagaattaaatagttttgggttaaaagtaaaaaattcaaagtttttttgaaaaacacccaaaGCATAAGGTACAAAATCtttatgcctaaacatgttagAAAATTATAGTAACTAGAATAGAATAGAATTGaattgagacccgccgcaatgcggcgggaattctttagttataactaagtcgatctaggacccacacgttatgttaaacttgtcaaacgggaaaaaatagacaatgtaaaaacgttcacctacacacgcacgttgcgtcgtgttaactcacaaaatttagaacgaaacgtaaaaacgttaaaccaaagatgcacgttgcgatgtgttaagtcacaaaatttagaaccaagcataaaacgaaaaatttgcggaaaatgaaaactataaaggaccaaagttgaaattaaaaaaaattgcgagaatagattgtaaaagataaaaagttttaggttaaaagtaaaaaacaaataattttgtgttaaaagtaatttatgaaaaactttttggtaaaaagtaaaaaaatcattttttttggaaaacttcCAAAGCCAAGGTCAGGACAACcgtatgcataaccattttttctttagaaaaccccccaaagcacaccccgcgttgcgacGGTGCGTAAAatggtgtcaaatagtactaatgtcacaaatccgtcatcgaccaccaacactgactcgacctaggatctgcgTGTTGCGACGCACCTGTCAAACATGAGAAAATAGAggtaaaaaacgttgaaccacacatgcacgttgcgccgtgctaacttgcaaaatttgtaacaaaacataaaaaagttgaaccacactcgtACGTTTCGTTGTATTAagtcgaaaaatttagaactattcGTAAAACGGaaatttgccaaagatgaaaGGTATAAGTGactgtgaagttaaattgcaaataatgaaaagttttggtttgaagttaaaaaaacaaatcatgtaaggttaaaattgcaaaaACTAAAAACCTTtaggttaaaattaaaaaatcaagtttagttttgggttaaagttaaaaatacaaattatatagggttaaaattataaaagctaaaaacctttgggttaaaagtaaaaaatcaagttttttttttttttaaaaaaaactctcaaaacacaaggtacaagtggttaTACATAAAAAACTTGCTTATTTATATATGggataatatatatatttttttgggaCTAATTTTGTTAATTATTACTGTATGTTTAAAGAGAGTTCGGTTCAACTAGGAAACTTTTagtaataaattaaataaataatcaaatagtgttgatataaaactttttattaGGTAAATATAATTTAGTAAGAGTTTAGGAGTATATAATATCTCAAATTTATGAAAAATAAGACATTTATGATTTTATTTATCGTACctgggtggagatacaataggaagtttattttgctaggaaggctaggaagtaatcttgaccatcaattTGATTAATCAATGGTTGAGATTAAATGGGtgaaattgaacaagaaaaaagaggcgcgtgagttagTTTGAGGGTATTCTAGCCCATTCAAGTCAATAATTTCTCTCTCCTCTAAATCCCCAtcgttttttaaacgttaataactttttcatacgacaatattttttttataaaaattacaccataaaaacgagcgttttttatctttaaaacgagcacactattgctatacttttgaaaaaaaaatttcgaaaacccagatgcgtaaaacgcaatggataaaACAACACACTATAACCCAGGTTATAAAACGCAATCAAGTTTCATATGGTCGtgattatgttttaacatggtcatgcctatattctaacatgatcatgtttatgttttagcatgatcatgttatCTGCACTCAAATTATGAAGAAAAcgtacctaaaacgcaatgggtttCACATGGTCATGTTTCtcttttaacatggtcatgccttagctttaacatggtcatgtttttgttttaacatggccatgcctttgttttaacatggtcatgcctctGTTCCAACATCCAAAATCaaggttctaaaacgcaataggttttaacatggtcatgtttatattttaacatggtcatgtttatattttaacatggtcatgtctttgttccaacatgatcatgcttcccttttaacatgatcatgtcttttgatgttattttacactccagttctaaaacgcaatgaaacccaaaatcaatattttgcactacatattctaaaaagcaatgaagttttaacatggtcatgttcatgttttaacatggtcatgcttttgttccaacatgaccatgcttctattttggcatgatcatgttctttgcacccccaaattgtaaaacgcaatgaaaccaaAATTCAATATTTtgcacaatggagttttaacatGACCATGTTTAAGTTTTAACATGGCTTcagttccaacatgaccatgcttctattttagcatgatcatatTCTTTGCTTGTAGGGG
This genomic interval carries:
- the LOC110898475 gene encoding GATA transcription factor 12 is translated as MEFFQASSPYYHANNQRFTSEKTDHFIVDDLLDIPTDDLATEDSSAAVDSCNSSSQCGTGEPSLAGDDGCRSFVDNQFSNLCTPYDDLAEFEWLSNFVEESYSNEDVQKHQLLSGVEARPEQPEMYPCKSRSSINRTNNSLFNYDMTIPGKARTKRSRVTSHNWASRLPVMGSTNSRPDIASNNSTEPKKINIQSKNEEGRKCLHCATNKTPQWRTGPMGPRTLCNACGVRYKSGRLVPEYRPAASPTFVLAKHSNSHRKVLELRRQKMQKTMHHQQPFVNHQDVMLQMPNANNYYFIPHP
- the LOC110901199 gene encoding uncharacterized protein LOC110901199, translated to MSSSSSSGSTDTMDAVKYFINNVVEATQLILEEEEEEEVSSQPRNRNPHIDRDRESANQRLFADYFADEPLYSEAIFRRRFRMSRRLFLRIADDLAAYHPFFTLRPDARGKMRFTTLQKCTAVIRQLAYGTAADAWDEYLKMSERTAREWIGPYTRFTVSGVEYRRGYYLADGIYPQYSTTVKTVRHPPDEKRKKFVKFQESARKDIERCFGFSNKDGILFKTQYTLLHPKRCDTVLF